In Verrucomicrobiales bacterium, the genomic window TCCAGGAGATGGGCTTCTTACCCAAACTCGAAGCCTCCCCCTTCCCCGAAAAACGCAGTGTCCGGTTCGTGTCTGCAGATGGCCGCACATCCTACCCATTCTATTTCTCGGACCTCCTGCCTCCCGACCAAGCCAGGACCTGGCAGGTCGAACGATGGACTTTTGATCAAATGCTTCTGAACCATGCCCGGGAGAATGGCGTCGATGTCTGGGAGGACAGCCAGGTCGCGCATATAAGCTTCGAAGGCGATTGCGCCATCGGTGCCGAGATTATACGTCACCGCGAACAGCGGGTCACCGTGCCCGCGCAGGTCGTGGTCGATGCCTCCGGACGCGGGTGCTTGCTCGGCCGCCAGTTAGGCTTTCGCACCCTGCGCAACGATCTGCGCAAAGCGTCTATCTGGGGATACTATCAAGGTGGGCAGCGAGCAACGGGTCTCGACGCCGGAGAGACAACCATCTTCTTAATCCCCGACGGCGGATGGTTCTGGCACATCCCTCTCCCGGATGACCTCGTAAGCGTGGGCGTTGTGGGGCCCAATGAAAGGTTGTTTCGACGATCCAAACACCCCGAGGTCGCTTTTCACGAAACCATGAGCCAATGCCCCGCGCTGCTGGAGAAGCTCGAAACGGCAAGGATGACGGGAAGGGTTTTGAGCATGAACCAGCTGGCCTACGCGAATTCGCAAACCTCCGGCAACGGCTGGATCATGATTGGTGACGCGCGTGCGTTTCTGGATCCGATCTATTCGTCGGGCCTTTTCCTGGCGCTTTCCTCGGCACAGATGGCGGCGAACACCATCCAACGGGCACTGCAATCGGGTAACCTATCAGCAGAAACCTTGGGCGCCTTTGAGCCTGTCTACAACCGGGGAGTGGAGGCCATACGGCATTGGGTTCAAACGTTCTATGATCCAGGCTTCAACTTTTCGAATTGTCTCAGCCCATTCCCAGAACAGCGCCATTCGCTGGCCCGGTGTCTGATCGGCGATGTGTTTGAGAACCTGCCCTACTCCTGCTCGGACGATCTTCACCACACGCCCAGGCCCCCCCTCATCGCCTGAGCAACCTCCCGCCCCCAGCCAACCCCTTAGGGCACCTGGCCCGGGCGTCCGAGATAGTAGATCAGATCGCGAACCTCTTCATCGGTCAACTGAGCCATCAAACCTTCCGGCATCATGGATAACTCACTCAACTGAAGGGACCGAACGTCCCCCCTCGGCAGCAGCAAGGTCTCATTGGCAGTTGCGACGGTCACCGTTTTATCGTCCTGCTGCCGCACAATCCCCGTCAGAACCCGATCATCCTTCAGCTCCACGGTTGACGTGCGATAGTCGTTGGGGATCACCGAGTTTGGATCGACGATGTTGGAGAGGATGTAGTCGAGGTCGGCACGGTTCGATCCCGTCAAGTCGGGCCCCACCTTGCCACCCGTGTCGAAAAGGGTGTGGCACTGCTGACAGATTCGAGCGAATACCTTGCGCCCTCGACTCGCGTTCCCAGGAGTGGATCCCCCAGCGCGATAGATTTTTCGGTAGCGTTCAATCTCATTCTTCATGTCAGCGCTGGTTTCGCGAGTCACGCCCCAGAGTGTTTCCAAATCCGAGTTAAGCCGGGTATCCTTCAAGTTCTTAATCTGTCGGACCAAGTCCGCAGTGAGATGGCTCGGAGGGATCTGTCCCGATCTCATCGCTTCAACCAACGGCTGGGCAAAAGCTTGACGCGACGCCAATGTGTTCAATGCATCGCGACGTTCTCCCAAGTTAAGCTTCGAATAGACGCCCAACAGCACTGCGGGCGTGGCGGGATCATTGAAACTGGCCATGGCTCGGATAGCCTCAGGTCGAATCGCCGTATCGCCCAGCACCTGCTTCAATGCGCCCGTCAACTGCGGATCCTTAACCGAAAGCAAGCCTTCCAAGGCAGATCGGCGAGCCCCGACATCAGCCTTGGAATCCAGGAAAATGAGCCGCAGCGCACTCAGGGCGCGCTCGCTTCCAAAAGTCAGCCCCAGGCTCTGAGACAGCAGACGAACCTCGGCGCTCTGGTTCTCCAGAAGCTTCGGTTCCAACTCGGCCCATCCGGCGGGCATCGCCACCCCCCGGCGTCCTTGGAGGCCGGCCTTCATCCCCCGGAGCACGTCCAGTCGAAGGCCCTCGTCAGCCGAGCTGGAAAGCAAGCCGACCAAGGCCGGCAGCGAGTCGGTGGACGATTGGGCGAAAAGAGGCCTCGCGCTCAGGACGAGCGCAAGTAACAGCAACGATCTAACGATGCATGATTTCATGTGGCAACTCCCTACCCTTAAGGAAATCGAGCCGTGGAATCAACAGCGATTGTGAGATCCCGTTGGGGATAAAAGCGGGTGAGGTTCCCGTCGGTGCTCCGCACAGGGAGGTAGGGAGAGACTTGATCGAGGATCGATCCGATTGAGCTTATAGTTCCGATTTCGTCGAGCCCACAAGGGCCCCAGGCTCCGCTGCTCCAGGAAGGTTACTCCCGCTGAGGGCCTCTCAACGTAGATTCTAGTTAAGTGTTCCTCGCCATGTCCCAATCGACCCTCTCAAAGCCTAGGTGCATGCATGGGATGGACGGAGTCTCGACCTACTTTGGTGACGAACGAAACTGCCACTGTTCGTTGAAGAAGCCGGCAGCCGCAACTCCGCCTGGAAAACGGCTCGTGACCGGTTGTTTGAGATCGATCACCGCATAGTCGGGAAGCTTGGGAACTTGCCGCGCGTTGTTCAAATAGTCATACTCCCGGAAGGTAAACCCACTGTTCAACACAATGTAACGGCGAGGGTTGAGCGGATTGGGATAGATCATCACCGGCATATGCTCCGATGATGCATGCGCAACCCCAGCCACGCGCAACGACCGCTCATCCCACTGAATCGGAAGCAGGGGAAGAATCTTCTGGAGCAACGGGTTGCTCGAAGGATCTCCCCACAGGATCAGATTGTGGCTCGCGATATCGGCATCCGTAACGGCCCCCGCTTCCTTGACCCGCGCGTCGCCTCGGAAATGACGCCGCCAATGTTCGACTGCATGCTTGAACTCGCCTTCCGCCCAGCGACCGGTCTTCTCATGCCACGCCGATCCGCTTGGCTTCACCATCAAAAAGCTGTCCAGAAACGCATCATCAATAGGGCCCTGCAATCCGGGCTTCTTCCGGAACTCGCCCGCCTTTCCCTCCAAAGGTCCAGCGCGCCACGTCCCGCCCACTTTGGAGAACTCCGCCATCCAG contains:
- a CDS encoding tryptophan 7-halogenase; translated protein: MDSRASKGWEVLIAGGGPAGATVATLLARRGVRCLVVDSSAFPRYHIGESLAPGTNRIFQEMGFLPKLEASPFPEKRSVRFVSADGRTSYPFYFSDLLPPDQARTWQVERWTFDQMLLNHARENGVDVWEDSQVAHISFEGDCAIGAEIIRHREQRVTVPAQVVVDASGRGCLLGRQLGFRTLRNDLRKASIWGYYQGGQRATGLDAGETTIFLIPDGGWFWHIPLPDDLVSVGVVGPNERLFRRSKHPEVAFHETMSQCPALLEKLETARMTGRVLSMNQLAYANSQTSGNGWIMIGDARAFLDPIYSSGLFLALSSAQMAANTIQRALQSGNLSAETLGAFEPVYNRGVEAIRHWVQTFYDPGFNFSNCLSPFPEQRHSLARCLIGDVFENLPYSCSDDLHHTPRPPLIA
- a CDS encoding c-type cytochrome produces the protein MKSCIVRSLLLLALVLSARPLFAQSSTDSLPALVGLLSSSADEGLRLDVLRGMKAGLQGRRGVAMPAGWAELEPKLLENQSAEVRLLSQSLGLTFGSERALSALRLIFLDSKADVGARRSALEGLLSVKDPQLTGALKQVLGDTAIRPEAIRAMASFNDPATPAVLLGVYSKLNLGERRDALNTLASRQAFAQPLVEAMRSGQIPPSHLTADLVRQIKNLKDTRLNSDLETLWGVTRETSADMKNEIERYRKIYRAGGSTPGNASRGRKVFARICQQCHTLFDTGGKVGPDLTGSNRADLDYILSNIVDPNSVIPNDYRTSTVELKDDRVLTGIVRQQDDKTVTVATANETLLLPRGDVRSLQLSELSMMPEGLMAQLTDEEVRDLIYYLGRPGQVP